CTAGGGGATCTCGGGGCTGATGAGATGGGGCTGGGTTGGACAGGTGCGACATACGGCGGCTCCTCAGATCTATGAACACAGGAAGAGCATGTGTGTAAAAGCGTGGCCTCGAAAGCAGTTTTAAATTTCTTATGGCAAGGTGCGCTCATTACCTAATGGGGAAGTCACAGCCAACTCCAATGTCCCTGGTGACTACTTTAATCTGAGATGCTTTCTGTATAGACATAAAATACTTCAACTTGTCTTCTAACTCATTATTCTAGGAAAAGAAGCAAAGCAAAGGACAGAGTCAGACCATAGGCATGGGAAATCAAGTAGAGAATTCATTTCGTAGACATATAAAGAGGACAATGGACAAAGACTGATTCAGTTTAGATGTGTGAGAAATCTGAATGACAACCAAAGGGACTCAAAGAGCCCAGCTGACAGAATAGAGGTTGATTCAGGAATATTCGCATACAGCGTGCTTATTCCAACCAATCTGTGTTTTTCTAGATTGGTAAAGATAAAGGGGCATGCAAAAATCACATCTTGCTTACATGGAAGCAGATGTTCTTACCTCACACTCCACAATGGCAATCCTGTCCAGCAGCTCAGAAATGAACATATCCTTCTGTGCAACTTTTGCTCTCAATGATTCAACCTGTggaattttgtttgttttagaattaCAATAATTGTTTCATGAAAGGACATTTTGGTTTGGGTTCATTTTGTGTACATGCTATTCTCTTTATTAATAGAGCGAACAGTCTCTGTAAATCCTCACCTCCTCTATCATGTTCTTGACCTTCCGCTGTTGAGAGAACACCATGTCGTTGAGATGCTTTATTCGCTCTCTCAGTTCTGCTGCTTCTGCTTTCAGCTGCTCAGACCTGAGAAAGATCATGCTGTTTAAGAGAGATATAATATATGCAATATAACactgaaatgtaattataacATCAGTACCATTTAAAGCTTTTTCTCTAAAGGGGGAACAAATGAAgacaattttaaaacaaatatattttcacactgaatcTCCAAATTAATGCAGAAACAACACAAAGACAGTATTTTAAAACTatctatgtatatattaaatactatgAATGAAGGGCAgcatcactgataccaatactgacttttttttttaatatacactaccagtcaaaagtttttgaacagtaagatttttttaagtttttaaatgggtctcttctgatcaccaaacctgcattcatttgatccaaaatacagcaaaagcagtaatattgtgaaatatttttactatttaaaataacttttctatttgaatatattttaaaatgtcatttattcctgtgatcaaagctacattttcagaatcattactccagtcttcaatgtcacatgatccttcagaatcattctaatgtgctggtttgctgttcaagaaacattttttataattgttattaacAATACTTGAAACagtttttttgataaatacaaagatccaaagatcaaatctgaaataaaaagcttgagTTTTATACcttatatagtgtataatgtataGAACTCAATTTTGGATTTGATTCaaaaaccattcaaaagcctggagtcaatataactttttattttttggaaaagaaattatagaaattatttattcagcaaggatgcattaaactgatcaaaagtgatgctaaagatatttataattttacaaaagatttctttttcacataaatgctgttcttctgaactttcttaatcaaagaaacctgaaaaaaattccactcagctgttttcaacataataataataataataacaataataaatgaatattgagcagcaaatcagaatattagaatgatttctgaaggatcatctgactggagtaatgatgctgaaaattcagctttgaaatcacaggaataaattacattttaaaatatattcaaatagaaaacagctatccaaaaatagtaaaaatatttcacaatgttactgcttttgctgtattttggatcaaataaatgtaggcagaagagaattctttcaaaaacattaaaaatcttactgttcaaaaacttttgactggtagtgtaatttaacgtcttttatttaattaattaagtaattaaataatttttgtctGGGAataaaatgagtaattaaagccattCATCATTCCAGTATAATTGAAGGCCAGGCCTAAACTACAAAttctaaaatacaaatttgaaaaatgtaataaaaaaaaatatatatatatacatatatatatatatatatatataaaatgtctttatttatttttttatttaaatgaaccttaaacaatattaatacaCACCCATTATGTCACATTGAGCCGTACCTTTTATACGGTGTGTTTGGTGATGTTTCTGTCTCTCTGATCAGCTATCAAGGATGATGTGACGCAGAAATTACCGCACTATTTTTCTTAGCAATACTTATATAATTATACTTATTACAGTTAAGGTATTTTGTGATTATAGATCCAAAGCTGATCCAAACCATCCTGAATTAAGAAACATGACATCACCACTGCTTTCAGGTGCAAACTTATTATAGTGTAGGTGtacattaaatatcttactcTTTGGCCACGGCTTTGTCTGCATGGTCAATTTGGTCCAAACCACGCAAGCGCTGTTCACATTCACAAAGCTTTTTAATCAGGTCACCCTTCTCCTGTTATAAAGAGAGAAGTGTTGTATAAAGAGTTTCCTTCAGGGGTAACAGGCAAAGGCTGAGCCAAGTGATATTATTTACCTGAGCCATACAGTTTAGTAGCCTCTCCACCTCTATAATTCTTTGGTCCCTTTCAGCGATCTTTGCCTCTGCTATTTGAGCATTCCTCTCTGCCTCCTCAAGCCTCCTCATGTAGTCATCAAGCTGTGCCTGCAGACACAGAGGtcttacattttacatttagaaatacagtcatttatttGCCTCTGTTCATCATTATTGTCATTCTCTCTGAAATCTTCACTATTACCACTAGGTGGCAGCCTtacttagaaaaaaaagttttctcaacatttttctcttttcccTTGTGAATAACTACAGATGTTTCCTGTTATGAGATTGGAATCCTTACTCCCTGCTTGTAAAGCATAAAACAAATGTAGTCTTTTTACAGTCTGTCTGTAGGAATTACAATCTTTGAAAAGTCAAACACATAAGAACAAAAGCATTTCATGCAATTAACATTAGCATGCAATGCAGTTCTCGCTGAACTAGTTGGACAGTACATTGTGAGTGTCTGTTTGGTTATATCTGTACCTGCAGAGCCTCTATCTCCTCTGTGTACTTCCTCTGCTGCTCCTGCAGCTGTTCCTCATATTCCCTCTTTAGCTTAGCACTCAACTCTTTCAATGCTTGAGTCTTGGCCTCCTGAGAAGTCTCCACCTACATACAAAAAGCAGTTTAGTTGTCACATGTTAATATACGTGCGATTTATgtaaaaaagtgacatttttaacttcaaaattcACTGTTTCCTCCTTGGATCTTTAGATCTCAATACATGCTGGAGAACAAAACCATCAGGTTTTAGCAAATTGGACATTCTGAAAATGACAACTACCTTTTCACTCAAATGATTCTGataacataatttgtttaaaatatctgtATTAAACAataccaaataaatacataagtaaattatatatttttgataatttaataattgatcatttttgttgttcaaacttttgaacaacagtGTATTTCTCAATCATGTTTAGCAGTAAAGTTTACGTAAATAGTCCTAGAGTatgacaaattaatttttaactttttaagtaCTACTTAACTACTGTTAACTTTTAAGTACAACTATTCTGCGTACAGTACACTTATAAAAACAAAGGTTTCAAAGGAATGGGTTTTTACAGTGATGCCCTGGATTAACCACTTTGGGTTTCCCAAAGACCATTTCAGTGAagagtttttaaaagaattattttttttcagtgtaaagaacattttaataatctaacgaaccattttaactaaaaaagGACCTTTTTGTGCAATAGATAGGTTCCATCGATGTTAAAAGTCTCTTCATAAAACCATAGATACTAATAaacaacctttatttttattagtgtaGTCTCTCAATTAACATAAGGttgaaaaactatatatatataaatttgaaaaaaaatataagaatatataGCATGTCACACCGCAAGACGCTGCTGTAACCACAAGATTCCTGTTGTAAATTGTATTCATGTTTACTAGCCAACAGGTGTTAACGATGTTAGTAATGTTagtaatgttaatgttagtgTTATGAATCAAAGTACCATTGTATTAGGATGCCTGTAACATCAAGGGTCTGCATGACAATAACAGCACTGTCATAGCCGTTTGTGTGTGTACCTGATTTTTGAGAGAGCGGTTTTCAGCCTGTGCTGCTGCTAGTTGTCTTTCCGCTTCCTTTAGTTTGTCCTCTGTCTTCTCCAATGAGCTGCGCAGAGTTCTCATCTCGTCTCTGTTCCCCACTCGATTGTGACAGCTTTCCAgcaatgatttctaaaacagCCATCATcaatatcatcatcatcaacaagCTTAAGTGTTTATGCTGGcagtaaataatacatttttttacaacCTAAATGTCTCTCATGCCATTTAAATGTTGACCAGTCTAAATGTGTTGaatacaaaaacaatgtcaAGAGTTTCCTTGGACATAACAAGCCTTTGTCAGATGGCAGTGACCACATTGATCGTGTACCTGTAGATCAATATTTGCTGATATGAGGGAGTTGTTCATCTGGTCAAAGCTGTCCATAGCTGCCCTTCTCGTCCTCACCTCTGACTCAAGGTAACGCTTATGAGAGTTGGCTGCCTGGGACAAACACAGTCAGCACATTGAGAACTTGTCATACCactataaaatgcatttttaataaagtctGACGAGGTAAGGCTTTGTGGTAGATAATATTCTGAGGTATCACTACACAGCTCTATGGAATACAGATTGGTTAACTGTGAGTGGTAACTGAAATAAGGCCCTGCTTTCATGTCTCCTGTATCACTCCGCGGACTTGCTTTCTTTCGTTTcctacaatgactgtatgattttgagatccatcttttcacactgaggacaactgagggactcatatgcaactattacagaagattcaaacgctcactgatgctccagaatgaaacaagatgcattaagagccgggggagtgaaaacttttaaatagaatgaagatatatatttaggcaaaataagaaaaatacatacatttttcatttagtactgcccttcagaagctacagaagatacttacatgtttcccagaagtcaaaataagttaaatttatcttcaaatttaaaacattttcacccataatgcatcgtgtttccttctggagcaccaGTGAGTGTTGgaaccttctgcaatagttgtcctcagtgtgaaaagatggatctcaaatcatacagtcggtgtaggaaagagttcaaatacacaaaaatgctgaaaaaccaaagaatttgtgagacctgaaggatttttctcaagAACAGCAGACAACtgttaactgttcaggacaaacaagggactcatgaacaactatcactaaacaattaattcaactattattttctcttttggactatatgtaaatgtcttttatgtgaaatatcttattcaggtctgatccctcttattttggtcaaatgtatgtcaacttttgacctcaactgcatgtatttttgatgaatagctGTGTAATATGCAATGCCAGTCATCCTTTCATTATTACAGAATAAACCCCAACAGGATGGTCAGGGTGACTGGTCCATTATACATTCCTAAACATTTGTCATGCTGCATTTTGCTCACCTTTAATTCCTGAGTTAATTTTTGCACTGACTGTTGCATCCCTCCAAACTGGCCATACATCCGCTCTCTGACTTTTTCCAAAGAGTCACGCACCTTTGAGAAAAGAAGGTTGCTTTTAAGTTGTCTGCTTTCTCAACAACATCAGGTATCTGCTAACTAGTTAAGCAATAACTAGTCCGCTAGTTGCAAATTACAGTTAGCTAGGTACCAAAAGGAAAGTCTCTGCGCTTACCTCTCTGATGTACCTCATCTCATCCCTCAGGTGACCGACGGACCACTCGCGTGCCATCACTTCCTGTTGGTGGCTGGTGCCCGTGCTCTGCACCACGCCATAAACTCTGGGCCCGTGCTGAGCGGGCTGTTCCCGACCGATGCCATTGGTCATGGGGTGCTGGGGGAATAGGACCACATGGCTCAGATTTCAGCTTGTGAATGTGTTTAAAAGGAGAGTGTGACACTGTTGTGTTTACAGCTGTGAAGACCAATGTCACCGCTGTGTGTCTGAGTGTGTGTACGCATATTGGAACATCCTGCTTGATAAATAAGAGTGAGACTGATATTTGCAAGCCACATGCGCTGGTATTTTAAGCATTGCTGCTGAGTGTTCACAACGAGAGGTTGGGACGCAGACAGTCAGAATAGCCCTCAGCGAGGGTGTCATATTTCTGCATGCCAGTcggaaagaataaaaaaaacttttataccTACAGGTTCActgtgaataaatgaaaaggAACTTGAAACTTGGAATTCTGTTGTGTCAACATTACACAGTGAAAGTACATAgagaaaatgtttctttcttgACAATGCCAAGGGGAAAGGTAAGtggaaaatgtgttaaaatactAAACCCTAGGAGCAACAGGTGAGAAGATCTCGCTCAAAGGCACAGCGATGGGGATCAATGGCCTTATAATTTATTCTGATTCTGCTGCAGGATTCTGGGAGCTTTTTACACGGGGTTACTTATGTCTTCAGGATTTAGTGTCTAAAGGACTCATATTTCATGTTTTGCATAGCTTAAGAAAGCTCTTTTGTGATATGTTTAATAAGTGAACAAGCATTTTACTGTGCAAAGAAAGCCCTGAAGCAATATTGTGCAGATACTCTTCAGTTCATGCTTGCTTTGCAAACAGTAATGCACTAAACTCAAATTTCTATTGGGAAACCGACACCTGCGTTTTAAACTCCAACACTATCATAGATAAAGTTACTCAGATAATATTAccatgtgacacaaaaacatacaaacgtATACTAAAAAGATATGTAGTCTATTATGTTCCATAAGCATAGGATTATATAATGAACCCAGTGGGAAAATACTGCTatcattcataattttttttatgttttgaaagaagtctcttatgtatggaagcccattaccggcactgaataaaaaaattaaaaaggcaaTTGCgaccttttatctcacaattctgaccaaTTCTGaattctcacaattgtgagtttacatcacgcAATGAgaacttctcagaaatgtgagatataaacttgcaactgcaagttataaagtcagaattgcaagataaaaagctgcaattacgagaaaaaaattaaaaattgcatgatataaattcgcaacagcgagaaataaagtcagaattgcaagataaaaactctcAATTCAGTCTTTTTCTAGCAAATGcaactttttatattacaattacaattatattacaagtcggaattgcaagataaatagtagcaattatgagaaaaaagaattgcatgatataaattcgcaattgcgagtcaaactcacaattgcgagaaataaagtcagaattgcaagataaaaactcacaattcagtcttttttctcgcaaatacgAATATGTATCTCTTATATTTAACAAGGacacataaaattaataaaaaagtgacagtaaatacatgtacaatgttacaaattttttaaaaatgctgttctttagaacattctattcatcagagagtcctaaaaaaaaaaacgtatcaaaaatattaagaagcaaaactttcataataataataaacgtttcttaagcaccaaatcagctttttagaatatttttttaaggctcatgtggcactgaagactggagtaatgttcagctcaggaaattaaaaaaaaagaaatacatttgaaaatatattaaaatagaacacaatttgaaaactgtaataatattttacattattacgtttttttgtttgttggttggtttttttaaatgcagccttggtaaatATTAGTATGGAATtgtgtttccgccactgaataaaaaaaatacataaaaaattgcaactttttatcttaaaattgtggttatcttttttagtttttttattcagtggcaaaaacaggcttccatactaatcctcaccaaggatgcattaaaaaaaaataataataaaaaaaacagtaatattgtaaaatattattacaattttctatttttttctgttttaatatattttcaaatgtatttttttaaaatcctgaCATCGTAAAGCTGAACActgctccagtcttcaatgcCAAATgatccttaaaaaaatattctactaagcttaagaaattattataattagaaCAGttatactgcttaatatttttatacattttttcaggattctctgatgaatagaacgttccaaagaacagcatttatttaaaatagaaatcttttgtaacattatacatgtatttcactttttattaattttatgtgcCCTTGCTgaatataagtattaatttctttaaaaactaaCTCCACGTTtaactgttaaatattttattttaatacattatattttatttttcatatgttAGATATTAAATATCAGATTATTAATCTTTGCATAAGCATGGGTAAGTGTAATTTGGGTTTGTTTGTGTTCTCCGAAGCTGCCATACCTTGTCTTCTAGTTGAGGTGATTCTCTCCCAGGGGGTCTTTCTCTCTGCATGAGcccatttttctttttccaggAACCATTGACCAGTTTCTCGCCCTGTGatacaacacattttattttcataggTCTTATCAAATTTTTCAGACATGTTAATGCTTGGGTTGACACTAAGAAAATCAATGTTGTGTTCACAGATTGTTGAGGTAAAGGCATTATCAGAGGTTTTGCCCTTGCCAGACATCTTTATGCAACAATTCAATTCCTTCTTCTTAAAAGCTTTCCTGTTTATAAGAAACCATATTCCATCTCTTACATGTGGGCTATTTTCATATCAAACTGAGGTGGAACAACAATGATGAAGTCCAGCTGTGATCACACTCTCAGGGTGTGGTATTCCCCTTTCTCTTCTCCAGACATAGTTTCTCAGAACTGTAATCTCATTCACGTCATGACCACACCTCCTCAGAGCTCCTCTCCAAAACAAACTACAGACCTTCAGCTTCCTCACTGACAGAGTCTGAATTCGGTCTCAACCTTAAGGGTGAACATGAGAATAATTCTTATAGAAGAGAAAACGAGATGTGTAGAAAACATGATTAATGTTTCCCTCTGATTCTGACTGAAGGGGAGCAATGCGTGGGAGTGGACATGGAGATACGACAGAACAATGATGCCAGTGTTGTTCATGGCCTTCTGCACTGGACTTCACTGAACTTGACAGATAATCCACAAAAAACAAGCCTATGAGACTACATCTGAGGCACTCAAACAGGgcaatttaaaatgttgaaaacaacacCTCTAATTTTGGCCTTATGTGTAGGGATATGTGTTATGCATAGAaatgtttgtgaatcatttgggGGATTTAATTTAGCCTAATAAACCTAACAAAGTGATTAACCTTCTTTTAGGACGGCCATCCTGATATTACACTGCAGCATTactgcttttaaaaaatgcttacgtcataacaataaaatattaaagggatagttcacccaaaaatgacagttctgtcatcatttactcacccttgctgctctaaaaccataaaactttAGTTCATCTTAAGatattttggtcacactttattttaaggtccaattctcgccATTAACAAACCATTAGCTCTTGACTTCTGCCTTGGTAGACGTAATTTGCTACcaattaatagttaataaggtagttgttaagtttaggtattgggtatgATTAGGGATGTACAGTAGAATATGTGCtttgtaagtactaataaacagccaacatgttaataataggcatgctaataagcaaatagttaatagtgaaaattGGTCCCTATACTGAAGTGTTACCCATATTTTCAATGAAACCTAAAAGAATTCTGTCCATTCACTGAATGTCTATTCTAATAAAATGCTGATGCTTTAAAAAGCTCAAAAAGACAtgacattgtaaaataaaatttgtaatttgtaacagcatcataaaaatcaaaaagacataaaatattataaaataaagacattttcatttgtgtttcaaagatgaacaaaagtcttatggatttgaaacgacatgaaggtgagtaaaagAGGATAAAACTTAcaattttggatgaattatatttttcaattaaatattatatatcaaaattattaaGCAAATTCACTAAGCACCATCCTTATGCTAGAATAGTTACTGTTGTAAACAATGTGACAATTTTATTCTCTGCACgctatgtacactaccagtcaaaagtttttgaacagtaggatttttaatgttttttaataaagtttcttctgctcaccaagcctgcatttatttgatccaaagtacagcaaaaacagtaaaattttgaaatatttttactatttgatgtaaccattttctattttagcatattttaaaatgcaatttattactgtgatttcaaagctgaatttttagcatcattactccagtcactgATCAAAaaactgctcaaaaaacatgtattatcattgttattgttattattattattattatgttgaaaacagctgagtagaagttcagtaaaacagtatttatttgaaatccaaatcttttgaaattttataaatgtcttcatcatcacttttgatcaatttaaagcatccccggaaaaaaaaagtatttaattgttttaaatattgagaataataataataataataataaacgcttTTTAaacggcaaatcagcatattagaatgatttctgaaggatcatgtgacactgaagactggagtaatgatgctgaaaattttgctttgatcacaggaataaattttaaaatatattcaaatagaaagtggttatttggaattatttaaaatatttactgcttttgctgcattttggatgaaataaatgcaggcttggtgagcagaagagacttaaaaaacatgaaaaatcttactgttcaaaaacttttgactggtagtgtacctcTACTAAAAGTGCCTATAAACACAATGGCAGACAACACTAAAAAGTTCAGCTGCATTAAACATTATGCTCATTTTGACAATATTTCTGTGCACAATATTAATATACTACCATAGCACTATATATCTGTCATCTTAGCCCAAGTAATAAAAGCATGTGTTTTTCCTGTTTCATATTCCACCTTGCTCACGTAATCTAACTGAACTGAACACAATTCAATGAGCTCTATTGTTGTTGTATAAAGATGCGCTGGAGGGTGTAAACTCAGGTCTAGCATCTGTGTTTTACAGAACAGTATATTTGTTTGCATGCAGTGGGTGGTGTTGGTACAGCTTGCTATGCACTCCGGCTTTACTGAGACCAGTTATGTCGTCATTCTAAGTTGATTAGCTAAATGCTCTTATGAGGAAAAACTGGCCCTGGATCAATGTGAATTTCAGGGTCTTCCTGTAATCCAACAGGTGTAACTTGGGCAATTCAAGCCACAAGTAGACTAGTATCTCATGGAGGATAGGATTACACACACACCCATCTTAATTTTGCAGTGGTTTCTTGTCTTGCTTCTTTGTTATGGTAGTAATAGAATATCTCAGTTAAATGAAATGTCCTCTAGTCTTTGCACTTAACTATCCTGACTGTCATTTTCCCTCTTTTCGTTTTGTCTTCCTTTGACCTGGTTTCACTTTTGTACAGTTATGCCACTAACTACGATGCAAAGGACTGCATATAAAAAGCCTCTATATTCAAAATCAATGCAAAATTCCCATGTGAATCTGACATCACCTGTATACTAGACATCTATACCTGGAAGGTTTTTCAATGCATAGCCAAATAGTTAATATTAACATAAaggctaaaaaaaattatattctcaATTTGCTGACAGTAGCTACAGTTGaggccaaaagtttacatacaccttgcagaatctgcaaaatgttaattattttatcaaaataagagggatcatgagtcttttgtttgtccttaacagttaaactgcctgctgttctttagaaaaaatccttcaggtcccacaaattctttggtttctcagcttttttatgtatttgaaccctttccaacagtgactgtatgattttgaaatccatcttttcacactgagga
The sequence above is a segment of the Labeo rohita strain BAU-BD-2019 chromosome 7, IGBB_LRoh.1.0, whole genome shotgun sequence genome. Coding sequences within it:
- the myzap gene encoding myocardial zonula adherens protein isoform X1 — its product is MLQNGRAGAISTTATTEIPDLNERRIRRLRLTLRPEDTTKTQNDSVNSGEKLVNGSWKKKNGLMQRERPPGRESPQLEDKHPMTNGIGREQPAQHGPRVYGVVQSTGTSHQQEVMAREWSVGHLRDEMRYIREVRDSLEKVRERMYGQFGGMQQSVQKLTQELKAANSHKRYLESEVRTRRAAMDSFDQMNNSLISANIDLQKSLLESCHNRVGNRDEMRTLRSSLEKTEDKLKEAERQLAAAQAENRSLKNQVETSQEAKTQALKELSAKLKREYEEQLQEQQRKYTEEIEALQAQLDDYMRRLEEAERNAQIAEAKIAERDQRIIEVERLLNCMAQEKGDLIKKLCECEQRLRGLDQIDHADKAVAKESEQLKAEAAELRERIKHLNDMVFSQQRKVKNMIEEVESLRAKVAQKDMFISELLDRIAIVECENNELEDKLKYFMSIQKASQIKVVTRDIGVGCDFPIRSEEPPYVAPVQPSPISSAPRSPSRLNYSLLKYSPSQYSTMLRSSVLNTQETATSPTQPAPVSSSSVQTSLEDGDSKSPTTSELSSTTTPRARTSPSQIYTPFMKLMEISSKMSID
- the myzap gene encoding myocardial zonula adherens protein isoform X2, coding for MLQNGRAGAISTTATTEIPDLNERRIRRLRLTLRPEDTTKTQNDSVNSGEKLVNGSWKKKNGLMQRERPPGRESPQLEDKHPMTNGIGREQPAQHGPRVYGVVQSTGTSHQQEVMAREWSVGHLRDEMRYIREVRDSLEKVRERMYGQFGGMQQSVQKLTQELKAANSHKRYLESEVRTRRAAMDSFDQMNNSLISANIDLQKSLLESCHNRVGNRDEMRTLRSSLEKTEDKLKEAERQLAAAQAENRSLKNQVETSQEAKTQALKELSAKLKREYEEQLQEQQRKYTEEIEALQAQLDDYMRRLEEAERNAQIAEAKIAERDQRIIEVERLLNCMAQEKGDLIKKLCECEQRLRGLDQIDHADKAVAKESEQLKAEAAELRERIKHLNDMVFSQQRKVKNMIEEVESLRAKVAQKDMFISELLDRIAIVECEKASQIKVVTRDIGVGCDFPIRSEEPPYVAPVQPSPISSAPRSPSRLNYSLLKYSPSQYSTMLRSSVLNTQETATSPTQPAPVSSSSVQTSLEDGDSKSPTTSELSSTTTPRARTSPSQIYTPFMKLMEISSKMSID